In Numidum massiliense, a single genomic region encodes these proteins:
- a CDS encoding ABC transporter ATP-binding protein: MNPLIEVKGLTKSYKKRKSRELIRAVNDVSFNVYRGEILGLLGPNGAGKTSTIKMICGLLTPDAGIVTVNGVDMHKKRLKALRHISAVLEGNRNLYWRLTVRENLEYFAGNRGYGRKQIGDTVERLLEQFRLKEKESELVNRLSRGMQQKLAIAVALLAETDVILLDEPTLGLDVETGYEVRDLLKQVAEQYARTIIISTHDMPVVQELCARTVIINKGQVVVDDRVENLLRLFDARSYTVTLGACLTAAQQEQLQQKFPDHAYAPDAHQATLQVTLTQSEDIYDLLAILKQNNTPVEAIDRGTINFEQVFLKIVKGEQRDALVQSS; this comes from the coding sequence ATGAATCCGCTAATCGAAGTGAAAGGTTTAACGAAGTCATACAAAAAAAGGAAGTCGCGAGAACTGATCCGCGCCGTGAACGACGTCTCCTTCAACGTGTATCGCGGGGAAATCCTTGGCCTCCTCGGGCCGAACGGCGCCGGTAAAACGTCGACAATTAAAATGATTTGCGGCTTACTCACCCCTGATGCGGGAATAGTCACCGTCAACGGCGTCGACATGCACAAAAAGCGGCTCAAAGCGCTACGCCACATTAGTGCCGTACTAGAAGGGAACCGCAACCTCTACTGGCGCCTAACGGTGCGAGAGAACCTGGAGTATTTCGCCGGCAACCGCGGCTACGGACGCAAGCAGATCGGCGACACGGTAGAAAGGTTACTCGAACAGTTCCGCCTCAAAGAAAAAGAAAGCGAGTTAGTGAACCGCCTCTCGCGCGGCATGCAGCAAAAGCTGGCCATCGCCGTCGCACTGTTAGCGGAAACAGACGTCATTTTGTTGGATGAACCGACGCTTGGGCTCGATGTAGAGACAGGGTACGAAGTGAGGGATCTACTGAAACAAGTCGCGGAGCAGTACGCGCGCACGATCATTATTAGCACCCACGACATGCCCGTCGTACAAGAGCTGTGTGCCCGTACCGTCATTATTAATAAAGGGCAAGTCGTCGTCGACGATCGCGTAGAAAACTTGTTGCGCCTATTTGATGCCCGCTCCTACACGGTCACCCTTGGAGCGTGTTTAACTGCAGCTCAACAGGAACAGTTGCAGCAAAAATTTCCTGACCACGCGTACGCGCCCGATGCCCATCAAGCGACACTGCAAGTCACCTTAACGCAAAGCGAGGACATTTACGACTTACTCGCCATTTTAAAACAAAACAACACGCCCGTCGAAGCGATCGATCGCGGCACGATTAACTTTGAACAAGTGTTCTTAAAAATCGTCAAGGGGGAGCAACGAGATGCGCTGGTTCAATCTTCTTAA
- a CDS encoding cold-shock protein encodes METGTVKWFNAEKGYGFIEIEGGGDVFVHYSAINGEGFKSLDEGQRVQFNVVEGNRGPQAEDVTKL; translated from the coding sequence ATGGAAACAGGTACAGTTAAATGGTTTAACGCTGAAAAAGGCTACGGCTTTATCGAAATTGAAGGCGGCGGCGACGTGTTCGTACACTACAGCGCGATTAACGGCGAAGGCTTCAAATCGTTAGACGAAGGTCAACGCGTTCAATTCAACGTCGTTGAAGGAAATCGCGGCCCGCAAGCCGAAGATGTCACCAAGCTGTAA
- a CDS encoding cysteine desulfurase family protein, translating into MSLYFDHGATTPLRAEVFEAMAHVLQHEFGNASSLYDLGLRARDRIQWARRLVASTLHAQPREIVFTASGTEANNMAIIGTARRQKQIGKHIITSQIEHPSVLNTCRELEAEGYDLTYVPVDTDGRVCVDDVTNALRDETILVTIMAANNEVGTLQPLAEIGERLKQHQALFHTDAVQLFGKCPLDVDAIGADLVSVSAHKIYGPKGSGALYIRKGRRLAPIVFGGGQERGYRPGTENVPAIVGFGVAAKLAQRELETENERLTDLRRRLWQRLNSEIRDVTLNGHPTERLPHNLNVSFAQIEGQAIMLELNRKGIAVASSSACSAGKSEPSPVLLAMGKTTDQALQSIRLTLGRETTAHDVDRLVAEIKRAVSYFRSLLEG; encoded by the coding sequence GTGTCGCTTTATTTTGACCACGGGGCGACGACGCCATTACGAGCGGAAGTTTTCGAAGCAATGGCGCACGTCCTACAACACGAATTCGGAAATGCGAGTAGTCTTTACGACCTTGGATTAAGAGCACGCGACCGCATACAGTGGGCGCGTAGGCTGGTTGCCTCCACCTTGCACGCACAACCGCGAGAAATTGTCTTCACTGCAAGCGGTACCGAGGCGAACAATATGGCGATCATCGGCACCGCTCGGCGACAAAAGCAGATCGGAAAGCACATTATCACCTCGCAAATTGAACACCCGTCTGTCTTAAACACGTGCCGGGAATTAGAAGCGGAAGGCTATGACCTCACCTATGTACCGGTAGACACAGACGGCCGCGTGTGCGTTGACGATGTCACAAACGCCCTGCGCGACGAGACGATTCTCGTCACGATTATGGCCGCCAACAACGAAGTCGGAACGTTACAACCTCTAGCGGAAATCGGAGAGCGGTTAAAACAGCACCAAGCGTTATTTCACACCGACGCCGTGCAACTGTTCGGAAAATGTCCACTCGATGTCGACGCCATCGGCGCCGATCTCGTTTCCGTCAGCGCTCATAAAATTTACGGTCCCAAAGGGAGCGGCGCGCTGTATATCCGCAAAGGTCGCCGCCTAGCGCCAATCGTTTTCGGAGGTGGCCAAGAACGCGGCTACCGCCCGGGAACGGAAAACGTACCCGCCATCGTCGGTTTCGGCGTCGCCGCGAAGTTGGCCCAGCGCGAATTAGAAACAGAAAACGAGCGCCTCACCGACCTACGCCGAAGGTTATGGCAACGTTTAAACAGTGAAATACGCGATGTCACTCTTAACGGACACCCTACAGAACGGTTGCCCCACAACCTTAACGTCAGCTTCGCGCAAATCGAAGGACAGGCGATCATGCTCGAACTAAATCGCAAAGGGATCGCCGTCGCAAGCAGTTCCGCCTGTAGCGCCGGAAAGAGTGAACCGTCACCCGTCCTGTTAGCGATGGGCAAGACGACGGATCAAGCGCTGCAAAGTATCCGCCTCACACTCGGAAGGGAGACGACCGCCCACGATGTGGATCGCCTCGTGGCCGAAATAAAACGGGCTGTCTCTTATTTCCGCTCACTACTAGAAGGATAG
- the nadA gene encoding quinolinate synthase NadA, whose amino-acid sequence MNAFAIEQEEKKQLPARYQKMAPEELTSRIWQAKKALGNDLVIMGHHYQRDDVIQFADHRGDSLKLAQIAAAEREATYVVFCGVHFMAETADILTTDEQAVVLPDLQAGCSMADMADIDDLEEAWEVIERDFGETVIPVTYVNSTAAIKAFVGRHGGLTCTSSNAENVLQWCFEQKERVLFLPDQHLGRNTAVKFGIPLEQMIVWNPLRGAYDDVSGDLTATKVILWKGHCSVHQTFTVDHIRQYRERDPEFRILVHPECCYDVVQAADDDGSTDYIIKQIQRAPAGSKWAIGTEVNLVQRLAHEHPDVTVRLLSQTMCSCLTMNRIDQPHLLWVLESLLDGKVINRIQVADDVAREAKTALDRMLALV is encoded by the coding sequence GTGAACGCGTTTGCGATTGAACAAGAAGAAAAGAAGCAGCTTCCTGCTCGTTATCAAAAAATGGCGCCGGAAGAACTGACCTCGCGCATTTGGCAGGCGAAAAAGGCGTTAGGAAACGATTTAGTCATTATGGGGCATCACTACCAGCGGGACGATGTCATTCAGTTCGCGGATCACCGCGGTGACTCTTTGAAGCTCGCGCAAATAGCGGCGGCAGAACGAGAGGCGACATACGTCGTGTTTTGCGGCGTTCATTTCATGGCAGAGACAGCCGACATTTTAACGACGGATGAACAAGCAGTCGTCCTGCCCGATTTGCAGGCAGGTTGTTCGATGGCGGACATGGCAGACATCGACGACTTGGAAGAGGCCTGGGAAGTGATTGAGAGGGATTTTGGCGAGACTGTCATTCCGGTAACGTATGTTAACTCGACGGCTGCCATTAAAGCATTCGTCGGGAGACACGGCGGCTTAACGTGTACGTCGTCCAATGCGGAAAACGTGTTACAGTGGTGTTTCGAGCAAAAAGAACGGGTGCTGTTCTTGCCGGATCAACACTTAGGTAGAAATACAGCGGTTAAATTCGGCATCCCCCTTGAACAGATGATTGTGTGGAATCCCTTACGCGGCGCCTACGATGACGTTTCTGGGGATTTGACTGCGACAAAAGTGATTTTATGGAAAGGCCACTGCTCGGTGCACCAAACGTTTACGGTGGATCACATACGACAGTATCGGGAACGGGATCCGGAATTTCGTATTTTGGTTCACCCGGAATGTTGTTACGACGTTGTGCAAGCGGCGGATGACGACGGTTCCACCGATTACATTATTAAACAGATTCAGCGGGCACCAGCGGGAAGTAAGTGGGCGATTGGCACCGAGGTGAACCTCGTGCAGCGGTTGGCGCATGAACACCCCGACGTGACCGTCCGTTTGCTGAGCCAAACGATGTGCTCCTGTTTAACGATGAATCGGATCGATCAGCCCCACTTGTTGTGGGTGTTAGAATCACTCCTAGACGGAAAAGTGATCAACCGGATTCAAGTTGCTGACGACGTTGCCCGCGAGGCAAAAACTGCCCTCGATCGCATGCTGGCGCTCGTGTAA
- a CDS encoding penicillin acylase family protein, translating to MNGTPVTMPTRTKQRRKILKWVAWPLAVVLFLVAVASLGGYWYVTRSLPATKGEKSVSELHQPVAVTRDARGVAKIVAADLEDLFTIQGYTVAQDRLFQMDLTRRAASGTISEVVGESALEMDRFFRVYGMHRMTEGMAAKLDVETRQAVDAYVRGVNMYIEESFGANKQPMEFKVLGYQPKPWTIDDTFLVIKYMGYMLAGNYNEELLHYHLLKTLGEDGKALLPYYDEALFPTIDRHNESPFSKQALDRLAAFAPPPHNGSNNWVISGKLSESGFPLIGNDPHLELAIPGIWYQTHLQLKGDFQAVGVTVPGVPGVVLGHNEQMAWGVTSLMADTQDLFLERVHPEKPSFYLFGDKWEEAERIKEVIAVKDGEPHVEWVEVTRNGPIINKVVKKEGPYQAISLAWSGREPGSELNAMLQFLRAKDVHEFSDSLDGFVTPALNWVFADRDGNIAYRGQGLIPIRKKGDGSLPVPGWDPRYQWAGFIPNRELPQVINPEKGYVITANNKPVDDDYPYVINRNFHPYRAERLTEIVEEAIAANKKITVDTMRDMQVDFTNTQARALLPHVLSALKANKKQLSSSEQEAVVLLEGWDFVESASSPEALIWHLWYDRFMDAVEERLGKRLISSLVVHRLMTEAERPAFKKLWNGGYSAGAGAKGQSSASASDTSVAASAPKEQSFQTVALQAFQAAVAQAVDLQGKDPQKWAWGKWHRLELKHPLGAVKPLNLLFNRGSWSLGGSSATPGANGYDLETGVVNHGGGWRMAGDLARMDTFYDILLPGQSGQVFSPYYADQINDWVAGKLQPMVWETEIEPQAETILYKPAKQ from the coding sequence ATGAACGGTACACCTGTGACTATGCCCACTAGGACGAAACAAAGAAGGAAAATACTCAAGTGGGTCGCCTGGCCACTTGCCGTCGTTCTATTTCTTGTTGCAGTTGCTAGTTTGGGCGGTTATTGGTACGTCACGCGCAGCTTACCTGCAACGAAAGGAGAGAAGTCCGTTTCCGAGTTGCACCAACCGGTTGCTGTCACTCGCGATGCGCGGGGCGTGGCAAAAATTGTTGCTGCCGATTTAGAAGATTTGTTTACGATTCAAGGGTATACGGTGGCGCAAGATCGGCTGTTTCAAATGGATTTGACGCGGCGCGCGGCAAGTGGCACGATTTCCGAAGTCGTCGGGGAAAGCGCGCTAGAGATGGACCGCTTTTTCCGCGTGTACGGTATGCACCGCATGACGGAAGGAATGGCAGCGAAGCTGGACGTGGAAACGCGCCAAGCGGTCGACGCTTACGTGCGGGGCGTGAATATGTACATAGAGGAGTCGTTCGGAGCGAACAAGCAACCGATGGAGTTTAAGGTGCTCGGCTACCAGCCGAAGCCTTGGACGATTGACGATACGTTTTTGGTCATTAAGTATATGGGGTATATGTTAGCTGGCAATTATAACGAGGAGCTCCTTCACTACCATTTACTAAAAACGTTAGGCGAAGACGGCAAGGCATTGTTACCCTATTACGACGAAGCGCTTTTTCCGACGATCGATCGCCATAACGAATCGCCGTTTTCCAAACAAGCGCTAGACCGACTGGCGGCCTTTGCACCGCCGCCTCACAACGGGAGCAATAACTGGGTCATTTCTGGCAAGCTGTCAGAATCGGGCTTTCCGTTAATCGGTAATGACCCCCATCTCGAGTTAGCTATTCCAGGTATTTGGTACCAGACTCATTTGCAACTTAAGGGCGATTTTCAAGCGGTTGGCGTAACGGTGCCCGGGGTGCCGGGTGTCGTGCTCGGGCATAACGAACAGATGGCATGGGGCGTGACGTCGTTGATGGCGGATACGCAAGACCTTTTCCTCGAGCGCGTTCATCCAGAGAAGCCTTCGTTTTACCTTTTTGGCGACAAATGGGAAGAAGCAGAACGGATTAAAGAAGTGATCGCAGTTAAAGATGGCGAGCCACACGTCGAATGGGTAGAAGTGACCCGCAACGGGCCGATCATTAATAAAGTTGTGAAAAAAGAAGGGCCGTACCAAGCGATCTCCCTTGCGTGGAGCGGCAGAGAACCGGGCTCGGAATTGAATGCGATGCTGCAATTTTTGCGGGCTAAAGACGTGCACGAGTTCTCCGACAGTTTGGATGGCTTTGTGACGCCGGCGTTAAATTGGGTATTCGCCGACCGGGACGGCAATATTGCTTATCGGGGGCAAGGCTTAATTCCGATTCGGAAAAAAGGGGACGGCTCGCTGCCCGTGCCGGGTTGGGATCCGCGTTATCAATGGGCGGGCTTTATCCCTAACCGCGAGTTGCCGCAGGTGATCAACCCGGAAAAAGGGTACGTAATTACGGCGAACAATAAACCGGTTGATGACGATTACCCGTACGTGATCAATCGCAACTTTCATCCGTATCGGGCAGAACGGTTAACGGAAATTGTGGAGGAAGCGATTGCCGCTAATAAGAAGATCACGGTCGACACAATGCGAGATATGCAAGTGGACTTTACGAATACGCAGGCGCGGGCGCTACTGCCCCATGTACTCAGCGCGTTAAAAGCAAACAAAAAACAGTTGTCGTCAAGCGAACAAGAGGCGGTTGTGCTACTGGAAGGTTGGGACTTTGTCGAAAGTGCGTCATCTCCGGAGGCACTGATTTGGCACTTATGGTACGACCGGTTTATGGACGCGGTCGAGGAGCGACTCGGCAAGCGGCTCATCTCTTCACTCGTCGTCCACCGCTTAATGACAGAGGCAGAACGACCTGCGTTTAAAAAACTTTGGAATGGAGGATATTCAGCGGGGGCCGGTGCAAAGGGGCAGTCATCTGCTTCAGCGTCGGACACATCTGTAGCTGCCTCGGCACCGAAAGAACAGTCGTTTCAAACGGTTGCCTTGCAAGCGTTTCAGGCTGCCGTTGCACAAGCTGTCGACCTGCAAGGCAAAGACCCGCAAAAATGGGCTTGGGGCAAGTGGCACCGACTCGAGCTGAAGCACCCGCTCGGTGCGGTAAAGCCACTGAATCTTTTATTTAATCGCGGCAGTTGGTCGCTCGGGGGGAGTTCTGCGACGCCCGGGGCGAACGGTTACGATTTAGAGACAGGTGTGGTCAATCACGGCGGTGGCTGGCGCATGGCGGGAGATTTAGCGCGGATGGACACGTTCTACGATATATTGTTGCCCGGGCAGTCGGGACAAGTCTTTTCCCCATATTACGCCGATCAAATAAACGATTGGGTCGCAGGGAAATTACAACCGATGGTTTGGGAGACAGAGATAGAGCCTCAGGCCGAGACGATCCTTTATAAACCAGCAAAGCAGTAA
- a CDS encoding ABC transporter ATP-binding protein — protein sequence MTPNDTPIVEVKHLTKSFQQKKALDGLSFDVHAGEILCFLGPNGAGKSTVINILSTALSYDRGEISFQGEKVENVKARFKRQLGIVPQDLAIYEDVSAEKNVRFFASLYGLRGKVLNERVAKALAFVGLTARKNDKPKTFSGGMKRRLNIACAIAHEPQVIIMDEPTVGIDPQSRHHILQSIKQLRKTGTTVIYTTHYMEEVEEISSRIVIIDHGKIIAEGTKQQLKERLAKEKLYRVAVDDVKRVPEDELFRIEGVKKVAIKGELIEVATLAGVENLDKIIVCLMNNGRKINNITSVAPSLEMVFLNLTGRTLRN from the coding sequence ATGACACCGAATGACACACCGATTGTCGAAGTCAAACATTTAACGAAGTCTTTCCAGCAAAAAAAAGCGTTGGACGGCCTCTCGTTCGACGTACACGCCGGAGAAATCCTCTGTTTTCTAGGGCCAAATGGCGCTGGCAAAAGCACCGTCATTAACATTTTGTCGACTGCACTGTCCTACGACCGGGGGGAAATCAGCTTCCAAGGAGAAAAGGTAGAGAACGTCAAGGCTCGCTTCAAGCGGCAGCTCGGCATCGTCCCCCAAGATTTGGCCATTTACGAAGACGTATCCGCGGAAAAAAACGTGCGCTTCTTTGCCTCTCTTTACGGACTGCGCGGCAAAGTGTTAAACGAACGCGTCGCTAAAGCACTCGCCTTCGTCGGTTTGACGGCGCGCAAAAACGACAAACCAAAAACGTTCTCCGGCGGGATGAAACGACGGCTCAACATCGCCTGTGCCATCGCCCACGAGCCCCAAGTGATCATTATGGATGAACCGACCGTCGGCATCGATCCGCAGTCGCGCCACCACATTTTGCAATCGATCAAACAGCTGCGCAAAACCGGCACAACCGTCATTTATACGACCCATTACATGGAGGAGGTGGAGGAAATTTCTAGCCGCATCGTCATTATCGACCACGGCAAGATTATTGCTGAAGGAACGAAGCAGCAGTTAAAAGAGCGCCTCGCTAAGGAAAAACTGTACCGCGTAGCCGTCGATGACGTGAAGCGGGTACCGGAAGACGAACTATTCCGTATCGAAGGGGTAAAAAAAGTCGCCATCAAGGGCGAGCTCATCGAAGTGGCAACGCTAGCCGGGGTGGAAAATTTAGATAAAATTATCGTCTGTTTAATGAATAATGGACGAAAAATCAACAATATCACAAGTGTAGCGCCTAGTTTGGAAATGGTTTTCCTCAATTTAACGGGCCGAACGTTAAGAAATTAG
- a CDS encoding zinc ribbon domain-containing protein — translation MEQQQDQHMCQSCGMPLTEEALCGTEKGGAKSREYCVYCYEEGQFKQPEMTLEEMVDLCVPHIVAEGQMDEGEAREMMTKYLPTLKRWR, via the coding sequence ATGGAACAACAGCAAGACCAACACATGTGTCAAAGTTGCGGCATGCCGTTGACCGAGGAAGCGCTGTGCGGTACAGAAAAGGGCGGTGCAAAGTCGCGGGAGTATTGCGTGTACTGCTACGAGGAAGGGCAGTTCAAGCAGCCGGAGATGACTTTGGAAGAGATGGTCGACCTTTGCGTCCCGCACATTGTCGCCGAAGGGCAGATGGATGAAGGCGAAGCGCGGGAAATGATGACGAAGTACTTGCCGACTTTAAAAAGATGGCGATAA
- a CDS encoding helix-turn-helix transcriptional regulator, with protein MKLERLLAIVVLLMNKKRVQAKELADMFEVSVRTIYRDVDAINQAGIPVVTYQGVNGGIEIMEGYRLDKYVLTNDELAAIAVALRSVATSYDHYRTDVLLEKIKGAVPPSESERFRAKTDHVFVDFSPWGGDPQLKQKMTTLREALQAEKCVSFSYYSVKGEVTEREVEPHTLVLKGQKWYLYAFCKLRGAFRFFKLARMKDCALTDVSFRRQAVALDDAPWDKAWFDPLQTVDVRLRFTAKVRPIVEEWFDVANIRYESDGTCTVQVTLPEDDWLYGFILSFGANVEVLAPEELRENIRTIAGEVYDVYSG; from the coding sequence ATGAAATTGGAACGATTACTAGCGATTGTCGTCCTTTTAATGAATAAAAAACGGGTGCAAGCGAAAGAACTTGCCGACATGTTTGAAGTGTCGGTGCGTACGATTTATCGGGATGTGGATGCGATCAATCAAGCGGGAATCCCTGTTGTCACATATCAAGGAGTGAATGGCGGCATCGAGATTATGGAAGGGTACCGACTCGACAAATACGTGTTGACGAATGATGAGCTCGCAGCGATTGCCGTCGCGTTGCGCAGTGTGGCGACGTCGTACGACCATTACCGGACAGATGTCTTGTTGGAAAAAATTAAAGGCGCCGTTCCGCCGAGTGAGAGTGAGCGCTTTCGAGCGAAAACCGATCACGTATTTGTCGATTTTAGTCCGTGGGGCGGCGATCCCCAGCTGAAACAAAAAATGACGACGCTCCGAGAGGCGTTGCAGGCTGAAAAATGTGTGAGTTTTTCGTATTACAGTGTGAAAGGGGAAGTGACAGAGCGCGAAGTAGAGCCGCATACGCTCGTGCTAAAAGGGCAGAAGTGGTATTTGTACGCGTTTTGTAAGTTGCGTGGGGCGTTCCGTTTCTTTAAGCTGGCGCGGATGAAGGACTGTGCGCTAACGGACGTCAGCTTTCGGCGCCAAGCGGTGGCGTTAGACGATGCCCCGTGGGACAAGGCGTGGTTCGATCCGTTGCAAACAGTGGATGTCCGCTTGCGCTTCACGGCCAAGGTGCGTCCGATTGTCGAAGAGTGGTTTGATGTGGCCAATATCCGTTATGAGTCAGACGGAACGTGCACGGTACAAGTGACGCTCCCGGAAGACGATTGGCTGTACGGATTTATTTTGAGCTTTGGGGCAAACGTCGAAGTACTCGCACCGGAAGAGCTGCGGGAAAACATTCGTACGATCGCGGGGGAAGTTTACGACGTGTACAGTGGGTAA
- a CDS encoding alpha/beta hydrolase family protein — translation MQKAIELTCNGFVLRGMEHIPEQASDEKLPAVILFHGFTGNKLEPHRMFVKISRALEKLGFAVFRYDFSGSGESDGDFEQMTVSGEIAEAHAILDAVQNDPRVDATQISLIGLSMGGLVASVLAGDRPQDVHKLVLMAAAGNMYDIIKDAVDAYLAHPDLQVVDHDGNLVGRAFAEDLKTLDVFTRAKSYDGDVLLIHGTKDDTVPYDVSLKYQELSYGGRAKLHPIEDADHTFNRYEWETEVIDSICQFIGEK, via the coding sequence GTGCAAAAGGCGATTGAATTAACTTGTAACGGTTTTGTATTACGGGGTATGGAGCACATTCCAGAACAAGCGTCTGACGAAAAACTACCAGCGGTCATCCTGTTTCACGGGTTCACCGGGAATAAACTCGAACCGCACCGCATGTTTGTAAAAATTTCTCGTGCGTTAGAAAAACTCGGTTTTGCGGTGTTTCGCTACGATTTTTCCGGCAGTGGCGAAAGCGACGGCGACTTCGAACAGATGACGGTTTCCGGCGAAATTGCGGAAGCACACGCTATTCTCGATGCGGTGCAAAACGACCCGCGCGTCGACGCCACACAGATCAGCCTCATTGGACTGAGCATGGGGGGCCTCGTCGCCTCCGTCCTCGCTGGCGATCGGCCGCAGGACGTGCACAAGCTCGTCTTAATGGCAGCTGCCGGCAACATGTACGACATCATTAAAGACGCCGTCGACGCCTACCTCGCCCACCCCGATTTGCAAGTTGTCGACCACGACGGTAACCTCGTCGGACGTGCGTTTGCCGAGGATCTAAAAACGCTCGACGTCTTCACCCGCGCTAAATCGTACGATGGCGACGTGCTATTAATCCACGGGACGAAAGACGACACAGTCCCTTACGACGTCTCCTTGAAGTATCAAGAGCTGTCGTACGGCGGACGGGCGAAGCTCCATCCGATCGAAGACGCCGACCATACATTTAACCGCTACGAGTGGGAAACGGAAGTAATCGATAGTATCTGTCAGTTTATCGGGGAAAAATAA
- the nadC gene encoding carboxylating nicotinate-nucleotide diphosphorylase — MNPIALREMVHTFLNEDIGWGDVTTEAIVPEEAVGEAIVRAKADGLVAGLPIAAAVFRELDPHMTWTEAVCEGDNVQAGQELVQLKGKARAILTGERVALNLLQRLSGIATTTRAAVQAVEDTDCLILDTRKTTPGLRLLEKYAVKVGGGRNHRFSLADAVMVKDNHIAFAGGIEEAVHRVRRSVGPTVKIEVEAETLAQVREALAAGVDIIMLDNMDVETMREAVRLIASRALSEASGGLKPESVARVARTGVSAISLGWLTHSARALDISLEFTEVLE, encoded by the coding sequence GTGAATCCAATTGCTTTAAGAGAGATGGTTCATACGTTTTTAAATGAAGACATCGGGTGGGGAGATGTGACGACCGAGGCGATTGTGCCCGAAGAGGCAGTGGGCGAAGCGATTGTACGGGCGAAAGCCGACGGTCTCGTGGCTGGATTACCGATCGCGGCAGCTGTATTTCGCGAACTGGATCCGCACATGACATGGACGGAAGCCGTATGTGAAGGCGACAATGTGCAAGCCGGACAGGAATTGGTCCAGCTGAAAGGGAAGGCGCGAGCGATTTTAACGGGTGAACGTGTGGCGCTCAATCTTTTGCAACGGCTTTCAGGAATTGCGACGACGACTCGCGCCGCTGTACAGGCGGTGGAGGATACAGACTGCCTCATTCTCGATACGCGTAAAACGACTCCGGGGCTCAGGCTTTTAGAGAAGTATGCGGTAAAAGTAGGCGGCGGCCGCAACCACCGTTTTAGTTTAGCGGATGCGGTCATGGTTAAAGACAACCATATCGCGTTTGCCGGTGGGATTGAGGAAGCGGTACACCGCGTGAGGCGTTCTGTCGGTCCAACGGTGAAGATCGAAGTGGAGGCGGAGACGTTGGCTCAAGTTAGGGAGGCGTTAGCTGCTGGGGTGGATATCATTATGCTCGACAATATGGACGTGGAGACGATGCGAGAAGCGGTTCGCCTCATCGCCAGTCGGGCATTAAGCGAAGCGTCGGGCGGGCTTAAGCCGGAGTCGGTCGCACGTGTGGCTCGCACGGGTGTCAGTGCCATCTCGCTCGGTTGGTTAACCCACTCCGCGCGCGCGTTGGACATAAGTTTAGAATTTACGGAGGTGCTCGAGTGA
- a CDS encoding ABC transporter permease, producing MRWFNLLKANTRKEYIELKRYLPNTIAEVLTFYCIFLAMFYGIKMTGDPKTMDVSIQFTMVSYISWYLAMSIMNFIGWVITNEALRGTLEQLYMSPLGAWRVLMSRLLASTLFHFGIIIALLYLSMATTGQWLSFDVLTILPVLAITLVSMFGVAYIVAGMSIVLKQVQAFLQIFQFILMGLTFVPVGAVKFLVYFPFVQGIDLIRNIMINDVTFSQIPWQDWLTITVNATVYLVIGIFVFRRCERVAMDKGLLAHY from the coding sequence ATGCGCTGGTTCAATCTTCTTAAGGCGAATACGCGTAAAGAGTATATCGAGTTAAAGCGCTACTTGCCTAATACGATCGCGGAAGTGTTAACGTTTTATTGCATTTTTCTGGCCATGTTTTACGGGATTAAAATGACCGGTGATCCGAAGACGATGGATGTGAGCATCCAATTTACGATGGTCAGTTACATTAGCTGGTACTTAGCGATGTCGATCATGAACTTTATCGGGTGGGTCATTACGAATGAAGCGTTGCGAGGGACGTTGGAACAACTATATATGTCGCCGCTTGGCGCGTGGCGGGTGCTCATGTCTCGCTTACTCGCCTCGACCTTGTTTCACTTCGGTATCATTATTGCTTTGCTCTATTTGTCCATGGCGACGACGGGACAGTGGCTCTCTTTCGACGTCCTCACAATCTTGCCGGTGCTAGCGATCACCTTAGTGAGTATGTTCGGCGTCGCCTACATCGTCGCCGGGATGTCCATCGTCTTGAAACAAGTGCAAGCGTTCCTGCAAATTTTCCAGTTCATTTTAATGGGCTTAACGTTCGTCCCGGTAGGTGCGGTGAAGTTTCTCGTCTACTTCCCCTTCGTGCAAGGGATCGACCTCATTCGCAATATTATGATTAACGATGTCACTTTCAGCCAAATTCCATGGCAAGACTGGCTCACAATTACTGTTAACGCCACCGTCTACTTAGTCATCGGCATCTTTGTGTTCCGCCGCTGCGAACGCGTGGCGATGGATAAAGGGCTGCTCGCGCATTATTGA